The following are encoded in a window of Phaseolus vulgaris cultivar G19833 chromosome 3, P. vulgaris v2.0, whole genome shotgun sequence genomic DNA:
- the LOC137807104 gene encoding uncharacterized protein yields the protein MASWKKTITTPFKKACTFFNNQPPRDQKKSQPEQERRVMDLQGEVMACGYEDVQVMWSILDKSKSTNCNITSSS from the exons ATGGCCTCTTGGAAGAAGACCATCACAACACCCTTCAAAAAAGCTTGCACTTTTTTCAACAACCAACCACCAAGGGATCAAAAGAAGTCTCAACCAG AACAAGAGAGGCGAGTGATGGATCTGCAAGGGGAAGTGATGGCATGTGGGTACGAAGATGTTCAAGTCATGTGGTCTATTCTGGATAAGTCCAAATCCACAAACTGCAATATAACATCTTCAAGCTGA